Proteins from one Clostridium cellulovorans 743B genomic window:
- a CDS encoding ATP-grasp domain-containing protein — protein MLKNQVLICVYYHNRSKKGNLKLLSEWRKKSGVKVMLLANKSEDYVANYVDEVLVSDFENQESLFKNLDEYLKNNFVQLLGAVSFGEDEVPITNRICDIYNLRGNSISSGLITRNKWMMREALYSSDIYAPKCYKIYNLEMAEKIVKEEFLDKNKKAFLKPPIGTGSMFCTKITSIDDLRKTWNEFYLGSWEFALKDPLCNELFGFNVENYYMVIEELLNTYICEDDMLKQLFSVHELSVDGVLNEGQLHVYGITDKLIPDDKDGREYMWRTTKLSREFQEIIKIKAQKITDAFGLKYGCIHYEFRLEKVSVNEADIIYNNVPVRATLLEGASRFGGAYMQTFWYEATGFDSISYLCNQACGIISNEKNIYLNPAIMLNVWSEETGVLEEVVGYDELKNISQKYLADFTIYDNKGDKVEFSSKSERGAGHVMFINRDINLLKDPQKEYNYGFNEIEELFMYAIKNIKLKISK, from the coding sequence ATGTTAAAAAATCAAGTGTTAATTTGTGTATATTATCATAATAGATCAAAAAAAGGAAATCTGAAATTATTATCAGAATGGAGAAAAAAGTCAGGGGTAAAAGTAATGCTTCTAGCCAATAAATCTGAAGATTACGTGGCAAATTATGTAGATGAAGTATTGGTATCAGATTTTGAGAATCAAGAAAGTTTATTTAAAAACTTGGATGAATATCTAAAAAATAATTTTGTTCAACTATTAGGGGCTGTATCATTTGGTGAAGACGAAGTTCCAATTACAAATAGAATATGTGATATTTATAATCTAAGAGGAAATAGTATTTCTTCAGGCTTAATTACAAGAAATAAGTGGATGATGAGAGAAGCATTATATAGTAGTGATATATACGCCCCTAAATGCTATAAAATATATAATTTAGAGATGGCTGAAAAGATAGTAAAGGAAGAGTTTTTAGATAAAAATAAAAAGGCATTTTTAAAACCGCCTATAGGTACAGGGAGTATGTTTTGCACTAAAATTACATCCATAGATGATTTGAGAAAAACATGGAATGAATTCTATTTGGGATCATGGGAATTTGCATTGAAAGATCCTCTTTGCAATGAATTGTTTGGCTTTAATGTAGAAAATTATTATATGGTAATTGAAGAGTTGCTAAATACTTATATATGTGAAGATGATATGCTTAAGCAATTGTTTAGTGTCCATGAGTTAAGCGTTGATGGAGTCTTAAATGAAGGTCAACTACATGTATATGGTATTACTGATAAATTGATACCTGATGATAAGGATGGAAGAGAATATATGTGGAGGACAACTAAGTTATCTAGAGAGTTTCAAGAGATCATCAAAATTAAAGCTCAAAAAATAACAGATGCTTTCGGACTAAAGTATGGTTGTATACATTATGAGTTTAGGCTAGAGAAGGTTTCAGTAAATGAAGCAGATATAATTTATAATAATGTACCTGTGAGAGCTACTCTTTTAGAAGGAGCATCAAGATTTGGTGGAGCATATATGCAAACTTTTTGGTATGAAGCAACAGGTTTTGATTCGATTTCATACCTATGCAATCAAGCGTGTGGAATTATAAGCAATGAAAAAAATATATATCTTAATCCAGCTATAATGCTAAATGTGTGGTCTGAGGAAACTGGCGTGTTAGAAGAAGTGGTTGGTTATGATGAACTAAAAAATATATCTCAAAAGTATTTAGCTGATTTTACTATTTATGACAATAAGGGGGATAAGGTTGAGTTTTCTAGTAAATCAGAGAGAGGGGCAGGACATGTAATGTTTATAAACAGAGATATTAATTTGTTAAAGGACCCTCAAAAGGAATATAATTATGGATTTAATGAAATAGAAGAATTATTTATGTATGCTATTAAAAATATAAAATTAAAAATTTCCAAATAA
- a CDS encoding ornithine cyclodeaminase yields MLYLNEKDISSINFNWNELINCIEEATDAINNNETVQPIKPYLRFNDMSNRIIAMPAYVGGNIQSSGIKWIASFPKNINFGIPRAHSVIVLNDIKTGEPEAIINTALISMFRTASVSGTLIKYFDKVRHLKDVNVGIIGWGPIGQTHYKMCKEILGEKIKKICIYDIKFKNNSNSEIENDEKLKVCDSWEEVYKDSDIFITCTVADKSYINLPPKKGSLILNVSLRDFKTDVYEQVKNSIIVDDWEEVCRENTDIENFSKEKGLLKEMTKSIVDVVCNNCLKDYKDSELIMFNPMGMAIYDVAIAKYFYKFSLENNIGYLDK; encoded by the coding sequence ATGCTATATTTAAATGAAAAAGATATTTCGAGTATTAATTTTAATTGGAACGAATTAATAAATTGCATAGAGGAAGCTACAGATGCTATTAACAATAATGAAACTGTACAACCTATAAAACCTTACTTAAGATTTAATGATATGAGTAATAGGATTATAGCTATGCCGGCATATGTTGGAGGTAATATACAATCATCAGGAATTAAGTGGATTGCAAGTTTTCCTAAAAATATTAATTTTGGAATCCCAAGAGCTCATAGTGTAATTGTTCTGAATGACATTAAGACTGGAGAGCCTGAAGCAATTATAAATACTGCCTTAATCAGTATGTTTAGAACAGCATCAGTTAGTGGTACGCTAATAAAATATTTTGATAAAGTTAGGCATTTAAAAGATGTAAATGTTGGAATTATAGGTTGGGGACCGATAGGACAAACTCACTATAAAATGTGCAAAGAGATACTAGGGGAAAAAATTAAAAAAATATGTATTTATGATATAAAATTTAAAAACAATTCAAATAGTGAAATTGAAAATGATGAAAAATTAAAGGTATGTGATAGTTGGGAGGAAGTTTATAAAGACTCGGACATATTTATAACATGCACTGTTGCAGATAAATCATATATAAATTTACCCCCTAAAAAAGGCTCATTAATACTAAATGTTTCACTACGAGATTTCAAAACGGATGTTTATGAACAGGTGAAAAACTCTATAATAGTTGATGATTGGGAAGAAGTGTGTAGAGAGAATACTGATATAGAAAATTTTAGTAAGGAAAAAGGCTTATTAAAAGAAATGACTAAAAGTATTGTTGATGTAGTGTGCAATAATTGTTTAAAAGATTATAAAGATTCAGAGTTAATTATGTTTAATCCAATGGGAATGGCTATTTATGATGTTGCTATAGCAAAATATTTTTATAAATTTTCATTAGAAAATAACATAGGTTACTTGGATAAATAG
- the sbnA gene encoding 2,3-diaminopropionate biosynthesis protein SbnA, whose product MSYISRYINNVGNTPLVKLNNEEINANIFAKLEGFNPTGSIKDRAASKILKNLLENGIINKETTIVESSSGNFGIALASYCKELGLKFICVIDPKILPINELLISSQGAKLIKVTNADESGGYLKSRLQKVKEIIDRTPNSYWINQYANSLNADCYKETIGYEICESLKVDYIFIGVSSGGTITGISKAVKEKYPESKVIAVDVIGSKVFGQEECNRKIPGIGSSIRPPVLEESIIDEVVIVSEEDSINMCNELLKRYCIFAGGSSGSVYQAIHQYFLKYKIDGVPNVVAVFADRGDRYFDMIYKISEE is encoded by the coding sequence ATGAGTTACATAAGCAGATATATAAATAATGTTGGTAATACACCATTAGTAAAACTAAATAATGAAGAAATTAATGCAAATATATTTGCAAAGCTTGAGGGATTTAATCCTACTGGAAGTATAAAAGACAGAGCAGCATCTAAAATATTAAAAAATTTACTTGAGAATGGAATTATAAATAAAGAAACAACAATTGTTGAATCTTCATCAGGAAACTTTGGTATTGCTCTAGCTTCATATTGCAAAGAATTGGGACTTAAATTTATATGTGTAATAGACCCTAAGATATTACCAATAAATGAATTGCTAATATCATCACAAGGAGCAAAACTTATAAAAGTTACTAATGCTGATGAAAGTGGAGGGTATCTTAAATCACGTTTACAGAAGGTCAAAGAAATAATTGACAGAACACCGAATTCCTATTGGATTAATCAGTATGCTAATAGTTTAAATGCTGATTGTTACAAAGAAACAATAGGTTATGAAATATGTGAAAGCCTAAAGGTTGATTACATATTTATAGGGGTAAGTTCTGGGGGAACAATAACTGGAATATCAAAGGCTGTAAAAGAAAAATATCCAGAATCGAAAGTTATAGCTGTTGATGTTATTGGATCAAAAGTTTTTGGGCAAGAGGAATGTAATAGAAAGATACCAGGAATAGGTTCAAGCATAAGACCACCTGTATTAGAAGAATCTATCATAGATGAAGTGGTTATAGTTAGTGAAGAAGACTCGATAAATATGTGCAATGAGCTGCTAAAAAGGTATTGTATTTTTGCAGGTGGATCATCTGGTTCAGTATATCAAGCCATTCATCAATATTTTTTAAAATATAAAATTGACGGTGTTCCCAATGTTGTAGCAGTCTTTGCAGACAGAGGGGATAGATATTTTGACATGATTTATAAAATTTCCGAGGAGTGA
- a CDS encoding response regulator gives MLSHDEEIKIVFVTAYDEYAIKDFELNAVDYIQKPIDPQRIKASIKVKKLLIIMKID, from the coding sequence ATATTATCACATGATGAGGAAATCAAAATTGTATTTGTTACTGCATATGATGAATATGCAATAAAAGACTTTGAATTAAATGCTGTTGATTATATACAAAAACCCATCGATCCTCAAAGGATAAAAGCCTCAATTAAAGTAAAGAAACTCTTAATTATTATGAAAATAGATTAA
- a CDS encoding 7TM diverse intracellular signaling domain-containing protein: MDIPQGFLRFSQVIGLCFPVITIILVEKYSNLFFIPYEIIGIFILVTLLIVLAKALLKKRESSFLVFSAVLFVILIAGNDILNSYGIISIGYYIPLGVFLFKLMD, from the coding sequence TTGGATATACCACAAGGGTTTTTGAGATTTTCACAAGTTATCGGATTATGCTTTCCTGTAATAACTATAATTTTGGTAGAAAAATATAGTAATTTATTTTTTATACCTTATGAAATAATAGGTATATTTATATTAGTTACTTTGCTCATTGTTCTTGCAAAAGCATTGTTGAAGAAAAGAGAATCTTCTTTTCTTGTATTTAGTGCAGTATTGTTTGTAATACTAATCGCTGGTAATGATATATTAAATAGTTATGGCATAATTTCTATTGGCTACTATATTCCTTTGGGAGTTTTTCTCTTTAAGTTGATGGACTAG
- the tnpA gene encoding IS200/IS605 family transposase encodes MDNSSLAHSKWNCKYHIVFAPKYRRQIIYGKIKADIGVILRKLCEHKGVEIIEANACKDHIHMLVSIPPKLSVSQFMGYLKGKSSLMIFDRHANLKYKYGNRQFWCKGYYVDTVGRNKKIIEEYIKNQIQEDLAYEQMSLKEFIDPFTGESVNKGKK; translated from the coding sequence ATGGATAATAGTAGTTTAGCACATAGTAAATGGAATTGTAAATATCACATAGTCTTCGCACCAAAGTATAGGAGACAAATCATATATGGAAAAATAAAAGCGGATATAGGGGTAATACTTAGAAAGTTATGTGAACATAAAGGAGTAGAAATTATTGAAGCAAATGCATGTAAGGATCATATACATATGCTTGTAAGTATACCTCCGAAGTTAAGTGTCTCTCAGTTTATGGGGTATTTGAAAGGTAAGAGTTCATTGATGATTTTTGACAGACATGCAAATTTGAAATATAAATATGGGAATAGGCAATTTTGGTGTAAAGGCTATTACGTTGATACAGTTGGAAGAAACAAAAAGATAATAGAAGAATACATAAAGAATCAAATACAGGAAGATTTAGCATATGAACAAATGAGCTTGAAAGAATTTATTGACCCGTTTACGGGTGAATCAGTAAACAAAGGCAAAAAATAA
- a CDS encoding helix-turn-helix domain-containing protein has product MSRLHLDTIIRWEQGVFPKPENVKLLGEMFSIPIVYFDEYYSIYYSSYQDRIREWKDRNRYSYSMAEGILGVSHSGFARLLSGKIRLSYDMYMKLKTLNVF; this is encoded by the coding sequence ATGTCTAGATTACATTTAGATACTATTATTAGATGGGAACAAGGTGTGTTTCCTAAACCTGAGAATGTTAAGCTTTTAGGTGAGATGTTTTCTATTCCTATTGTATATTTTGATGAATATTATTCTATATATTATAGTAGCTATCAAGATAGGATAAGGGAATGGAAGGATAGAAATAGGTATTCTTATTCTATGGCTGAGGGTATTTTAGGAGTGTCTCATTCTGGATTTGCTCGGTTGCTTAGTGGTAAGATTAGGCTTTCTTATGATATGTATATGAAGTTAAAAACTTTGAATGTGTTTTAA
- a CDS encoding phosphotransferase family protein — MKTSTKNMFSAELIVTLVHKHFPNAEITEIRELKGGTFNTVYLIEGSKSLSKGLILKTGPNASAQVTEHEKDILRTEVYVYKLLEDVQIPVPKVYAHDFSRAEVPCDYFFMEQVVGTVWFEHWTIKQPTLMRELGQYTAALHSVKGDWFGYINDDENGRFNTWGKAFTAMMNSALTDAEQQGIRLPHTEIRRAVYSRMEILDAVHTPSLVNFDMWAGNIFLVKKKRFHISGVIDFERSFFGDPLASFSSALMLYEDVEKEPDFISGYSEISGKPLVINNNDRAKIALYQILMYVRSICETHRYGFVMRLSQRWYCYYAIKSLLRKLSRVPLQEDKNTIPQYIIDTKLNKKERNL, encoded by the coding sequence ATGAAAACTTCAACAAAAAATATGTTTTCAGCTGAGCTGATTGTCACATTGGTTCATAAACATTTTCCAAATGCGGAAATAACGGAAATCAGGGAATTGAAAGGCGGTACCTTCAATACAGTTTATCTGATTGAAGGCAGCAAAAGTCTGAGCAAGGGGTTAATCTTAAAAACAGGACCAAATGCTTCTGCTCAAGTGACAGAACATGAAAAGGATATTCTGCGCACAGAGGTTTATGTATATAAGCTTTTAGAAGATGTACAGATTCCGGTTCCAAAGGTTTATGCACATGATTTTTCCAGAGCGGAGGTTCCATGTGATTACTTCTTTATGGAGCAGGTTGTAGGAACTGTATGGTTTGAACATTGGACAATTAAGCAACCTACGTTAATGAGAGAGCTTGGTCAATACACTGCTGCACTTCATAGTGTTAAAGGTGATTGGTTTGGATATATCAATGATGACGAAAATGGACGCTTCAATACATGGGGTAAGGCTTTTACCGCTATGATGAATAGTGCATTGACAGATGCTGAACAACAGGGTATTCGGCTTCCACATACTGAGATTAGAAGAGCTGTCTACTCTAGAATGGAAATTCTTGATGCTGTTCATACGCCAAGCTTAGTAAATTTCGATATGTGGGCAGGAAATATCTTTCTAGTGAAAAAAAAGAGATTCCACATATCAGGTGTTATAGATTTTGAACGCAGTTTTTTTGGTGATCCTCTTGCTAGTTTTTCCTCAGCTTTAATGTTATATGAGGATGTAGAAAAAGAACCAGATTTCATCTCCGGATATAGTGAAATAAGCGGCAAGCCCTTAGTTATTAACAACAATGACCGTGCCAAAATTGCTTTATACCAGATTCTTATGTATGTCCGTTCGATTTGCGAAACACATCGGTATGGCTTCGTAATGCGGCTATCACAAAGGTGGTACTGTTATTATGCTATCAAAAGTTTGCTACGAAAGCTTTCCCGAGTTCCATTGCAGGAAGACAAGAATACAATACCTCAATATATTATAGATACAAAGTTAAATAAAAAAGAAAGGAACTTATAG
- a CDS encoding ABC transporter ATP-binding protein — MSEGRNVDKQKSVVKNKNTKGTVSRLIKELMVQKWKIITVLFGIVISSILGIIYPMLLAQAINQISDGVQDAVSTGVTFQLNLSTMGFIMFSLLTIFLVRALFGYLQQYVMAGIAQNLTISMRKRISTKLNKLPLRYYDTHKKGDILSRITSDLEKVADTLQEGLSQLLSSVVGIIGALIMMFSINIFLSLIVLGTVFISLVIAGVISGKTQRYQADNQNALGELNASIEEAFTGNVVVKAFNLEDEMIKTAKELNENLLKTGIRAQFITYIINPIIQFLNNLGYVVVAVGGAILVLQGGISIGYIPAFFQYTNKVSESIMTLAYVINSLQGAVAAAERVYEILDEPEEIPDEDTVSMLPSSKGEVQFEHVRFGYDDDAILMDDININVKAGSKIAIVGPTGAGKTTLVNLLMRFYELHGGKIMVDGTDIKDMSRKQLRSMIGMVLQDTWLFTGTVAENISYGRENASEQEIVQAAKAARVDHFIRTLPHGYNTVLDDEISNISIGQKQLLTIARAILADPAILILDEATSSVDTRTEVEIQKAMNALMKGRTSFIIAHRLSTIRDAEHILVMNNGTIIEQGTHIELIKQNGFYADLYNSQFSTETA; from the coding sequence ATGAGTGAAGGAAGAAACGTGGACAAGCAAAAAAGTGTCGTTAAGAATAAAAACACTAAAGGAACCGTATCCCGGCTTATCAAGGAATTGATGGTGCAAAAATGGAAAATAATTACCGTACTCTTTGGTATCGTTATAAGCTCTATTTTAGGTATCATCTATCCCATGCTGCTTGCACAAGCCATAAATCAGATTTCTGATGGTGTTCAGGATGCGGTGTCAACAGGTGTGACATTTCAATTAAACCTGTCAACAATGGGTTTTATCATGTTTTCCTTGCTTACCATATTTTTGGTACGAGCTCTATTCGGTTATCTGCAACAATATGTTATGGCGGGCATTGCACAGAACTTGACAATTTCCATGAGAAAAAGAATCAGCACAAAGCTGAACAAGTTGCCACTACGCTATTATGACACCCACAAAAAGGGGGATATATTAAGTCGTATAACAAGCGATTTGGAAAAAGTGGCAGATACCTTGCAAGAAGGCTTATCACAATTGCTTTCCTCGGTGGTTGGCATTATCGGTGCTCTTATAATGATGTTTTCTATCAACATTTTTTTATCGCTAATTGTACTGGGTACCGTCTTTATTAGCCTTGTCATTGCAGGGGTGATTTCGGGGAAAACCCAGCGTTATCAAGCAGATAATCAAAATGCTCTTGGAGAACTGAACGCTAGTATTGAAGAAGCCTTTACTGGAAATGTGGTTGTCAAGGCATTTAACCTAGAAGATGAAATGATAAAAACTGCAAAGGAGTTAAATGAGAATCTACTCAAAACTGGCATACGAGCTCAATTTATCACTTATATCATTAATCCTATAATTCAGTTTCTGAATAACCTGGGTTATGTTGTTGTCGCCGTGGGCGGTGCTATTCTAGTTTTGCAAGGTGGTATTTCCATTGGTTACATCCCCGCATTTTTCCAGTATACCAATAAGGTTTCGGAGTCAATAATGACTCTGGCCTACGTTATCAACTCCCTGCAAGGAGCGGTTGCTGCTGCTGAACGTGTATATGAGATACTGGATGAGCCGGAAGAAATACCTGATGAGGATACTGTTTCCATGCTTCCTTCATCAAAAGGTGAAGTTCAGTTTGAACATGTTCGGTTTGGATATGATGATGATGCCATATTGATGGATGATATCAACATCAATGTGAAAGCTGGAAGTAAAATTGCTATTGTAGGTCCCACTGGTGCAGGAAAAACTACCCTAGTTAATCTTTTGATGCGCTTTTATGAACTGCATGGCGGCAAAATAATGGTTGACGGTACGGATATTAAGGATATGAGTCGTAAGCAGCTACGTTCAATGATTGGCATGGTTCTTCAGGACACCTGGCTTTTTACTGGAACGGTAGCGGAAAACATTTCATATGGACGAGAAAATGCCAGCGAACAGGAAATTGTGCAAGCTGCTAAAGCAGCAAGGGTCGATCATTTTATTCGTACACTTCCACATGGATATAATACAGTTTTGGATGATGAAATTTCCAATATATCTATTGGACAAAAACAGTTGCTTACAATTGCAAGAGCGATACTCGCCGATCCTGCAATACTGATTCTGGACGAAGCAACTTCAAGCGTAGATACCCGTACCGAGGTTGAAATCCAAAAGGCTATGAATGCTTTAATGAAAGGCAGAACCAGCTTTATTATAGCACACAGGCTTTCTACAATCCGTGATGCCGAACACATCTTAGTCATGAACAACGGAACAATTATTGAGCAGGGAACACATATAGAATTAATAAAACAAAATGGTTTCTATGCAGATTTGTATAACAGTCAATTTTCTACTGAAACTGCATAA
- a CDS encoding ABC transporter ATP-binding protein: MIKLFRFLKPYKKQVAAMLVLLLLKVLGTLYIPTLTAEIVNKGIIGADLNYIWRISGVMLLAAAIVVGVSILETYLSSHNAALIGRDIRNALFRKIQDLSFNDFNRFGTASMINRNTNDVIQIQQAFSTVVEMLLPAPFMTIAGLILAFSKDRILAFSIVGVMIIVILLALLLSKKAVPMFSKLQVLLDNMNRSVREKIIGVRVIRAFSRTGYEKKRMDETFTDYGKLGIRINKLFAVLMPLIILIMNLCTLMIIWVGGLRISSGMMQLGDLIAIIEYATITLTYLIMGIAAIMVIPKANISAERINAVLDIESSLSKELTKQNENSSTTKVEFRNVTFGYNGADEPVLHDISFCTGKGQTTAIIGSTGSGKSTIANLLMQFYEPQEGDIFIDGEDIRNLSVQTIRSEIGYIPQKAFLFSGTIADNLLHGKKDATFEEMLHATKIAQIDGFIAGLDKGFDSPVSQGGTNFSGGQKQRLSIARAIIRNPKIFVFDDSFSALDFKTDAKLRAALKSETADAAVIIVAQRISTIMDADQIIVLDNGRIAGKGTHNELLHGCQVYQQIAESQLSKEGLA, translated from the coding sequence ATGATAAAACTCTTTCGTTTTTTAAAGCCATATAAAAAGCAGGTCGCTGCTATGCTGGTATTATTGTTATTAAAAGTGTTAGGAACACTTTATATTCCTACATTAACTGCAGAGATTGTGAACAAAGGCATTATTGGGGCAGATCTGAATTACATTTGGAGAATCAGCGGTGTAATGCTCTTGGCAGCGGCAATTGTTGTTGGTGTTTCAATTTTAGAGACATACCTGTCTTCACATAATGCTGCACTTATAGGTAGGGACATTCGAAATGCTTTATTTCGTAAGATTCAGGATTTATCCTTTAATGATTTTAATCGTTTTGGTACAGCGTCCATGATTAATAGAAACACCAATGATGTCATTCAAATACAGCAGGCATTTTCCACAGTGGTAGAAATGCTGCTTCCTGCTCCATTCATGACTATCGCTGGATTAATACTGGCTTTTTCAAAAGACCGTATACTGGCCTTTTCCATTGTGGGAGTAATGATAATTGTGATTCTGCTGGCGTTGCTTTTAAGCAAAAAGGCAGTGCCTATGTTTAGTAAACTACAAGTTTTACTGGACAATATGAACCGTAGTGTCCGTGAAAAGATTATTGGTGTTAGGGTCATCCGGGCATTCAGCCGAACAGGTTACGAAAAAAAACGTATGGATGAAACCTTCACAGACTATGGCAAACTGGGAATACGCATCAACAAGCTGTTTGCCGTATTGATGCCACTAATCATTCTCATTATGAACTTATGCACTCTGATGATTATATGGGTGGGAGGACTACGAATATCTTCTGGTATGATGCAGTTGGGGGATCTTATCGCAATCATTGAATACGCTACGATTACTTTGACATATTTAATCATGGGTATTGCGGCGATTATGGTGATCCCAAAAGCGAATATCAGTGCAGAGCGAATCAACGCCGTATTAGATATTGAATCATCTTTATCCAAAGAACTTACCAAACAAAATGAAAATTCAAGCACTACAAAAGTCGAATTTCGAAATGTGACATTTGGGTATAACGGTGCAGATGAGCCTGTTCTTCACGATATCAGCTTCTGCACGGGTAAAGGGCAGACGACTGCTATAATCGGCAGCACTGGTTCAGGAAAATCAACAATTGCAAATCTGCTTATGCAGTTCTATGAACCACAGGAAGGTGACATTTTCATTGATGGTGAGGATATCCGTAACCTCTCTGTTCAGACAATTAGGAGCGAAATCGGATATATTCCGCAAAAGGCGTTTTTATTCAGTGGAACAATTGCTGACAATCTCCTGCATGGGAAAAAGGACGCAACATTCGAAGAAATGCTCCATGCTACTAAAATAGCTCAAATAGATGGATTTATAGCTGGTTTGGATAAAGGATTTGATTCGCCCGTATCACAAGGGGGAACAAATTTCTCGGGTGGGCAAAAGCAGCGGCTTTCAATCGCCAGAGCAATCATCAGAAATCCTAAGATATTTGTATTTGATGACAGCTTTTCAGCATTAGATTTCAAAACAGATGCGAAATTGCGGGCTGCCTTGAAAAGCGAAACTGCGGACGCTGCAGTTATCATTGTAGCACAGCGTATTAGCACTATAATGGATGCTGATCAAATCATTGTTCTAGATAATGGCAGGATAGCTGGTAAGGGAACTCATAATGAATTGTTGCATGGCTGTCAGGTGTATCAGCAAATAGCAGAATCTCAATTAAGTAAGGAGGGATTGGCATGA
- a CDS encoding MarR family winged helix-turn-helix transcriptional regulator — protein MDEINTRELIGQFNDSWNSILKLYEQYAKSVELSYVSFSVLEIIYWTPENCTQKLICQQTYLPKQTVNTVISDFWKRGIVELKEIAVDRRNKTIQLTESGQKYAKGIMERVVKAEEAAFKKMPPEIMQLTIDMIKDYADTFKEHITINESLDDSQFKS, from the coding sequence ATGGATGAAATTAATACAAGGGAACTGATTGGACAATTTAATGATAGCTGGAACTCGATTTTGAAACTGTATGAGCAGTATGCAAAATCTGTTGAGCTATCATATGTGAGTTTTTCAGTGCTAGAGATTATCTACTGGACACCTGAAAATTGCACGCAAAAACTAATATGTCAACAGACATATTTACCAAAACAGACTGTAAACACAGTTATTAGCGACTTTTGGAAACGGGGAATTGTCGAACTAAAAGAAATAGCTGTAGATCGCCGGAATAAGACCATACAATTAACCGAGTCTGGGCAGAAATATGCAAAAGGAATAATGGAGAGGGTTGTAAAAGCTGAAGAAGCAGCTTTTAAGAAAATGCCTCCTGAAATAATGCAGCTTACCATTGATATGATAAAAGATTATGCGGATACTTTCAAGGAACATATAACTATAAATGAAAGCCTAGATGATTCACAATTTAAATCATGA